One Danaus plexippus chromosome 29 unlocalized genomic scaffold, MEX_DaPlex mxdp_37, whole genome shotgun sequence DNA segment encodes these proteins:
- the LOC116776901 gene encoding ATP synthase subunit beta, mitochondrial-like encodes MKSFNNFTNRFFLSKKSCFHFPNTVSRLIGTNTEEKHVSVPEKVKEREKKVEFVNEDNKKERDGQFSPKSVRLGACTFLRVPSANFSTTSLAGKDVCSKGGDKDAAPSGTGTPPKSATAGSQGTIIAVIGAVVDVKFEKNLPPILNALEVPGRKPRLILEVAQHLGESTCRTIAMDGTEGLVRGQPIVDTGAPITIPVGEPTLGRIINVIGEPIDERGPIATDQFAPIHADAPPFVEMSVEQEILVTGIKVVDLLAPYVKGGKIGLFGGAGVGKTVLIMELINNVAKAHGGFSVFAGVGERTREGNDLYNEMKVGGVIKEDYKTSKVALVYGQMNEPPGARARVALTGLTLAEHFRDKEGQDVLLFVDNIFRFTQAGSEVSALLGRIPSAVGYQPTLATDMGTMQERITTTKTGSITSVQAVYVPADDLTDPAPATTFAHLDATTVLSRAIAELGVYPAVDPLDSTSRVMDPNIIGAEHYGVARGVQKILQDYKSLQDIIAILGMDELSEDDKLTVARARKIQRFLSQPFQVAEVFTGHIGKMVKLEETIKGFKRILMGELDHIPEAAFYMVGTIEDVIAKSQALAKSV; translated from the exons ATGAAGAGCTTCAACAATTTTACgaataggttttttttatcgaaGAAATCTT GTTTTCACTTTCCAAATACTGTTTCTCGATTGATTGGAACAAACACAGAAGAAAAGCATGTATCAGTGCCTGAGAAGGTCAAGGAGCGTGAGAAGAAAGTCGAATTCGTAAACGAggataacaaaaaagaaagaGACGGTCAATTTTCCCCGAAGTCTGTGCGTTTAGGAGCTTGTACTTTTTTGAGAGTGCCATCAGCCAAC TTCTCAACCACGTCATTGGCAGGGAAAGATGTGTGCTCAAAGGGCGGAGATAAAGATGCAGCTCCCAGTGGAACCGGGACACCACCGAAGTCAGCAACCGCTGGCTCCCAAGGAACCATTATAGCTG tcATCGGTGCCGTCGTCGATGTGAAGTTTGAGAAGAACCTCCCGCCTATTCTCAACGCCCTAGAAGTGCCCGGAAGAA AGCCCCGTCTGATTCTGGAAGTGGCCCAGCATCTTGGCGAGAGCACGTGTCGCACCATCGCGATGGACGGTACCGAAGGTCTCGTCAGAGGTCAGCCGATAGTAGACACTGGCGCGCCCATCACCATACCAGTGGGGGAACCAACTTTGGGCAGAATCATCAATGTCATCGGGGAGCCAATCG ACGAACGTGGTCCCATAGCAACTGATCAGTTCGCCCCTATCCACGCTGATGCTCCGCCTTTCGTGGAGATGTCCGTGGAACAGGAGATATTGGTGACGGGCATCAAAGTTGTCGATCTTCTGGCCCCTTACGTAAAAG GTGGCAAAATCGGTCTATTCGGTGGCGCTGGCGTCGGGAAAACGGTTCTGATCATGGAACTCATCAATAACGTGGCCAAGGCCCACGGTGGATTTTCG GTTTTCGCCGGGGTCGGTGAACGGACCCGAGAAGGCAATGATCTCTACAACGAGATGAAAGTCGGCGGTGTTATAAAAGAAGATTACAAAACATCAAAA GTGGCGCTAGTGTACGGCCAGATGAACGAGCCCCCGGGAGCCAGAGCTCGTGTCGCCCTCACTGGGTTGACCCTCGCCGAGCACTTTAGGGACAAGGAAGGACAGGATGTGCTGCTGTTTGTTGATAACATCTTCAGATTCACTCAAGCCGGTTCCGAG GTGTCAGCGTTACTGGGTCGTATACCATCCGCCGTGGGCTACCAGCCGACTCTCGCTACTGATATGGGCACCATGCAGGAGAGAATCACGACGACTAAGACAGGATCTATAACCAGTGTTCAG gcGGTGTATGTGCCAGCTGATGACCTTACTGATCCAGCGCCAGCCACCACCTTCGCTCATCTCGACGCCACCACGGTACTATCTCGTGCTATCGCCGAGCTTGGTGTCTATCCAGCCGTGGATCCACTAGACTCCACATCCAGAGTAATGGACCCGAATATCATTGGAGCGGAGCATTACGGAGTGGCGAGAGGAGTGCAGAAGATATTACAA GACTACAAGTCGTTACAAGACATCATTGCCATCTTGGGCATGGATGAACTGTCTGAGGACGATAAGCTGACTGTTGCGAGGGCGAGGAAGATCCAGCGGTTTCTATCGCAGCCCTTCCAG gtGGCAGAAGTGTTTACAGGTCACATCGGTAAGATGGTCAAATTGGAAGAGACCATTAAAGGATTCAAAAGG ATTCTGATGGGTGAATTGGACCACATCCCTGAAGCTGCTTTCTATATGGTGGGCACTATAGAGGACGTGATCGCCAAGTCACAGGCTCTAGCCAAATCAGTCTAG
- the LOC116776951 gene encoding uncharacterized protein LOC116776951 — protein MYRTRKISSGLIKQINYRYSTQKVTDRNKQTTNKSVPEKNISSVKFTNLRNKRLRPSEITLKSDKFMRRTFTKMPTAKFSTSSLMRNQEPCKIIPCKPKTDNPCKTKTDNPCKTEKKQNPCKTETKTDCPCKVEPCKPKAKPGCP, from the exons atgtacAGAACAAGGAAAATATCTAGCGgtctaataaaacaaatcaact ATCGTTATTCTACACAGAAAGTGACGGatagaaacaaacaaactacAAATAAATCTGTGcccgaaaaaaatataagtagtgtaaaatttactaatttGCGAAACAAGAGGCTCAGACCGTCGGAAATAACGCTGAAGTCAGACAAATTCATGCGAAGAACATTCACAAAAATGCCGACAGCTAAG TTCTCAACCTCATCGTTGATGAGGAATCAAGAACCCTGCAAGATTATACCCTGCAAGCCTAAAACAGATAATCCCTGCAAGACCAAAACGGATAATCCCTGCAAGACAGAAAAGAAACAGAATCCTTGCAAGACGGAAACTAAGACAGATTGTCCTTGCAAGGTCGAACCTTGTAAGCCTAAAGCTAAACCGGGTTGTCCATGA